CAGAACGGGACGCCATGTTCAGCCATGCCCTGAGCTAGACTGCAACGGCCCGGCCATACCTTTTAACAATTCCAGTCCTTGCTCAAACGGCCCAAAGCCGGAGGCGCTGTTAATATGCCCGGCCATCCCGATATTCACGTAGCGACAGCCCCATGCCTCGGCTAATTCCTGTGCCCGTATCGGTTTAATGTAGGGGTCGTTGTTGCTGGTGATAAGGATGCTCGGGAAAGGCAACCGCTCCATCGGAATAGGCGCAAAGCCCGTGCTGCCCTCCGGAAAAGAAGCTTGTTCTGTGTCTGCGGGTGCAACCAATAAGGCACCTTTGATCTTTTGCTTATACTGCTGCGCCCAGAAAGCCACGGCGACACAAGCCAGGCTATGCGCCACCAGCACCACCTGCCCCGGCTCGTTTTCCTGCACAGCAGCATGTAGCGTCGCTACCCACTCCTGCCGGTCCGGTGCTTCCCAATCTCGTTGCTGCACACGTTTGAATTGCGGATACTGCTGCTGCCAGAGGGTCTGCCAGTGTTGCGGACCAGAGTCTCCTAAACCGGGTACAAGTATAACGGTACTGTGTTGCATGTTTTTCTGATTTGCTATCGGGCTTTTATACGCGAATGCGCTGCTTCGGCTCTCTTTTGTTCCAACGTGCTGCCTCACCTACTTTAAAACATGAACAGCTGCGAGCATTTCTTTGCAAGTAAAGGACGAAAAATCTACCTTGTTTAGACATTGCCCCTACTGAACTATGAAAACTGATCCATTAGCACTGCAACTACCCGTTGCCCAGGATTTATACTTGCGCAAAGCTTCTCCTGCCGATGCCACAGCACTTTATGATATCATTGACCGCGACAGAGAATACCTGCGTGAGTGGCTCCCTTTCATTGATTTCAGCCAGTCGGCAGCGGATACAGAGGCTTTTCTCACCTACGTATCAACTAACAAGTCTGAACTGGTCTTCAACATTGTACATGAGGAGAAGGTGGCCGGGCTGATCGGGTTGAAAGGCATTGATACCCTGAACAAGAAGCTGGAGATTGGCTATTGGCTGGCGCAGGACAAGCAAGGCAAGGACATTATGCGCCGGTGCTGCCATACGTTGCTACGGTTTGTTTTCGAGAAGCTTCAGATGAACCGGGTAGAGCTGCGCGTGGGCGTTGGCAACATGCGCAGCAGCCGAATCCCAGAAAAATTAGGCTTTACGTTTGAAGGAATACAGCGCCAGGGCGAACTGCTCAACGGCTCCTTCCATGATCTGCAGGTATACAGTCTGCTTCGCAGTGAGTTTAAACGCTGATCTTTCCCTAATTTCGCCAACATTATTCCCAGAAAAAGATATATTTGAAGAACATACTAGAAGGCTTCAACTCAAAAGACTTCCTCCGTACTTGTACTAAGATCAATCCTCACATGAAAAATTTAAAACTTGCTTTGGTTGCGCTGGCATGCGGTTCCATTTTTACAGCTTCGGCGCAAGACCTGAGCAGCATCACGCAGGACAAAGCCACCCGCATCGTCTCCACGTTAAGCGCCGACGACATGGCGGGCCGCGCCTCCTTTACCCCGGGCATTGAGAAGGCGGCGCAGTTCATTCAAAGCGAGTTCCAGCGCATTGGCCT
Above is a window of Pontibacter akesuensis DNA encoding:
- a CDS encoding GNAT family N-acetyltransferase encodes the protein MKTDPLALQLPVAQDLYLRKASPADATALYDIIDRDREYLREWLPFIDFSQSAADTEAFLTYVSTNKSELVFNIVHEEKVAGLIGLKGIDTLNKKLEIGYWLAQDKQGKDIMRRCCHTLLRFVFEKLQMNRVELRVGVGNMRSSRIPEKLGFTFEGIQRQGELLNGSFHDLQVYSLLRSEFKR
- a CDS encoding RBBP9/YdeN family alpha/beta hydrolase, with the translated sequence MQHSTVILVPGLGDSGPQHWQTLWQQQYPQFKRVQQRDWEAPDRQEWVATLHAAVQENEPGQVVLVAHSLACVAVAFWAQQYKQKIKGALLVAPADTEQASFPEGSTGFAPIPMERLPFPSILITSNNDPYIKPIRAQELAEAWGCRYVNIGMAGHINSASGFGPFEQGLELLKGMAGPLQSSSGHG